One segment of Arthrobacter sp. MMS18-M83 DNA contains the following:
- a CDS encoding DUF3710 domain-containing protein, with amino-acid sequence MLFGRGKKSKAEQPEDKNTEQAKAATSRQDAGTVASGIAKGDFRLSKGPFDASEIDSQDGYVDLGALLIEPSEGLQLRLEVEEATQRVVAVTMDLDGSSLQLQAFAAPRSEGLWDEIREQIGQSVSSQGGEVEEIPGTFGTELIAKLPTESADGGRGFRAARFMGVDGPRWFLRGVIGGQAALDRVAAEGLENLFRKVVVIRGDNPMPPRELLQLRLPKDAAAPGHHGAPQETPELQQPERGPEITQIG; translated from the coding sequence ATGCTTTTTGGGCGCGGAAAGAAGTCCAAGGCCGAGCAGCCGGAAGACAAGAATACCGAGCAGGCCAAAGCCGCGACGTCGCGGCAGGATGCCGGAACGGTAGCCAGTGGAATCGCCAAGGGCGACTTCCGGCTGTCCAAGGGGCCATTCGATGCGAGCGAAATCGATAGCCAAGACGGCTACGTGGACCTTGGCGCATTGCTCATAGAGCCTTCCGAGGGCCTTCAACTGCGTCTCGAGGTGGAAGAAGCGACCCAGCGGGTAGTGGCCGTCACCATGGACCTGGACGGCTCGAGCCTTCAGCTCCAAGCTTTCGCCGCTCCCCGTTCCGAAGGACTTTGGGACGAGATCCGCGAACAGATCGGCCAGTCGGTGTCCAGCCAAGGAGGCGAAGTTGAGGAGATCCCCGGCACCTTCGGCACCGAACTCATCGCCAAGCTTCCTACCGAATCTGCCGACGGCGGACGCGGCTTCCGGGCGGCCAGGTTCATGGGGGTGGATGGGCCCCGCTGGTTCCTCCGCGGCGTCATCGGTGGCCAGGCAGCCTTGGACAGGGTCGCTGCCGAAGGCCTGGAGAATCTCTTCCGCAAGGTCGTGGTCATTCGCGGAGACAACCCCATGCCGCCACGTGAACTGCTCCAGTTGAGGCTCCCCAAGGACGCCGCAGCCCCCGGACACCACGGCGCTCCGCAGGAAACACCGGAACTTCAGCAACCCGAACGCGGCCCGGAGATCACCCAGATTGGCTGA
- the dut gene encoding dUTP diphosphatase — MSHETAVASPADISAEYGAPTLQIQLKMLDGGLEAPSYAHPGDAGADLRARTDVSLAPGERKLVPTGVSIALPNGFVALIHPRSGLATKHGLTVVNAPGTVDAGYRGEISVTLLNTDQNQAIELKRGDRIAQMVIQRVEYAQFVAVEELSDTARGTGGFGSTGGFAPAVS, encoded by the coding sequence GTGAGCCATGAGACAGCAGTAGCCAGCCCCGCAGACATTTCCGCCGAATATGGCGCGCCGACCCTTCAGATCCAACTGAAAATGCTCGACGGCGGCCTGGAAGCGCCGTCGTACGCCCACCCGGGGGACGCCGGTGCCGACTTGCGGGCCCGCACGGACGTATCCCTCGCCCCGGGGGAGCGGAAGCTGGTTCCTACAGGAGTCTCAATCGCGCTGCCAAACGGCTTTGTCGCATTGATCCACCCGAGATCGGGGCTGGCCACCAAGCACGGACTCACCGTGGTCAATGCCCCGGGCACGGTCGATGCCGGCTACCGAGGTGAAATTTCCGTGACGCTTTTGAATACGGACCAAAACCAGGCAATCGAACTCAAGCGCGGCGATAGAATTGCCCAAATGGTGATCCAGCGCGTCGAATATGCGCAGTTCGTGGCGGTGGAGGAATTGTCCGACACCGCACGCGGTACCGGCGGTTTTGGATCCACCGGAGGCTTCGCGCCGGCCGTGAGCTAA
- a CDS encoding DUF3093 domain-containing protein, with product MPESTASVPTPNHSSSGTGVLYAEKLWPSPWIWIVVVGLSAAGILMFAPISITAGIIAALVLFAIMTTMLVLSTPAIVVDRDTVQVGRASIQREFVGAVTAFRKEEATAERGIRLNGLAFMCLRGWIDPVVRIEITDPADRTPYWLTSTRRPEELLAALSK from the coding sequence ATGCCTGAATCGACTGCATCCGTACCCACGCCGAACCACTCCTCAAGTGGAACGGGCGTCCTGTATGCGGAAAAGCTCTGGCCATCCCCTTGGATCTGGATTGTTGTGGTCGGCTTGTCTGCCGCCGGCATCCTGATGTTTGCGCCGATCAGCATCACCGCCGGCATCATCGCCGCGCTGGTTCTCTTCGCGATCATGACCACCATGCTGGTGTTGTCCACCCCGGCCATTGTGGTGGACCGGGATACCGTCCAGGTGGGCCGCGCCAGCATTCAGCGCGAATTCGTCGGCGCCGTCACGGCATTCCGTAAGGAGGAAGCCACGGCAGAGCGTGGAATCCGGCTTAATGGCCTCGCGTTCATGTGCCTCCGTGGCTGGATCGACCCCGTGGTGCGCATTGAAATCACCGACCCTGCTGACCGCACCCCGTACTGGCTGACGTCTACCCGCCGCCCTGAAGAACTGCTGGCGGCCCTGTCCAAGTAG
- a CDS encoding DUF4193 domain-containing protein, producing MATDYDAPRKTEEDTEDSIEELKSHRTEKQSSAVDIDETDLADAYELPGADLSGEELLVRVLPPQADEFTCFNCFLVKHRSQIAREKDGHLYCKECES from the coding sequence ATGGCAACGGACTACGATGCCCCTCGGAAGACAGAAGAAGACACCGAGGACTCGATCGAGGAACTCAAGTCGCATCGCACCGAGAAGCAGTCATCGGCGGTTGACATCGACGAGACTGACCTGGCCGACGCCTACGAGCTCCCCGGGGCGGACTTGTCTGGCGAAGAGCTGCTGGTCCGTGTGCTGCCTCCGCAGGCGGACGAATTCACCTGTTTCAACTGCTTCCTGGTCAAGCACCGCTCCCAGATTGCAAGGGAGAAAGACGGGCATCTTTACTGCAAGGAGTGCGAGAGCTGA
- the sepH gene encoding septation protein SepH, which translates to MRDLRLVGVHDDGGHLLLSGTGGEMFQLPIDEALRVAASRTPAQVAARASITPVAMSPRDIQSRIRSGATAAEVAELSGLPLANVQRYEGPVLAEREYIAQQARKVEVASPAPGHDTYRAAFGDEPASLGEMVAHRLTAHGIDSSAVEWDSWRRSDGAWTVVARFETKPGSLESIGEEPPAMWTFNPARKSLQNANRWAQQLSELEPLDGPVPARRLAAVSDRPFDFEADGGAAARAAAAATKEADGLLDMLRSRRGQRLGLDEDSDDALALLLSSGVPAAHPRPSDVEDGHSDKESTDTDEPTEADPAATRRDARASMLSRLSLAPQHDDKEDDSLRLHDGVSTDTREITVIPGPLRPVTLLRGRPDNDAQAPKDETQSQEAASPRAGLDELLGGAPRREREEPKVTRAGLKDSWYKATPSTSSERVVSESDNRPHGDESSDAAPAERQPSRPKRSSIPSWDEIVFGTRGD; encoded by the coding sequence ATGCGGGATCTACGGCTGGTTGGCGTCCACGACGACGGCGGACATCTCCTGTTGAGCGGTACCGGCGGCGAAATGTTCCAGCTTCCGATTGACGAGGCGTTGCGTGTTGCCGCGAGCCGGACACCGGCCCAGGTGGCCGCCCGCGCTTCGATCACGCCCGTCGCCATGTCCCCGCGTGACATTCAGTCGCGTATCCGTAGCGGTGCGACGGCCGCGGAAGTAGCAGAGCTGTCAGGATTGCCGCTCGCCAACGTGCAGCGCTATGAGGGCCCGGTGCTGGCCGAGAGGGAATACATCGCGCAGCAAGCCCGCAAAGTGGAAGTCGCTTCCCCCGCACCCGGCCACGATACGTACCGCGCAGCATTCGGCGACGAGCCTGCCAGTCTTGGCGAGATGGTTGCGCACCGACTTACGGCCCACGGCATTGACTCCTCAGCGGTTGAGTGGGACTCCTGGCGCCGCAGCGATGGTGCGTGGACCGTCGTCGCGCGCTTCGAAACCAAGCCAGGCAGCCTGGAAAGCATCGGCGAAGAGCCACCGGCGATGTGGACCTTCAATCCCGCCCGGAAATCCCTCCAGAACGCCAACCGCTGGGCCCAGCAGCTCAGCGAACTGGAGCCGCTTGATGGCCCCGTACCGGCGCGGCGGCTCGCCGCCGTTTCCGACCGGCCTTTTGATTTTGAGGCCGACGGCGGCGCCGCGGCCCGTGCGGCCGCCGCAGCCACCAAGGAAGCCGATGGACTCCTGGACATGCTGCGCTCTCGCCGCGGACAACGGCTGGGCCTCGACGAAGACAGCGACGACGCTTTGGCGCTGCTTCTGAGCAGCGGTGTTCCAGCCGCCCATCCCCGGCCCAGCGACGTCGAAGACGGCCATTCGGATAAAGAGTCAACCGACACGGACGAACCGACCGAGGCCGACCCCGCCGCGACCCGTCGTGACGCTCGCGCCTCCATGCTGTCGCGACTGAGCCTGGCTCCGCAGCATGACGACAAGGAAGACGATTCCCTCCGGCTGCACGACGGCGTCAGCACGGATACCCGGGAAATCACCGTGATCCCGGGCCCGCTTCGCCCCGTGACCCTTCTGCGCGGCAGGCCTGACAACGATGCGCAGGCCCCCAAGGACGAGACGCAATCCCAGGAAGCGGCATCACCGCGGGCCGGCCTGGACGAATTGCTCGGCGGAGCTCCCCGGCGGGAACGCGAGGAGCCAAAAGTCACCCGTGCCGGGCTGAAGGATTCCTGGTACAAGGCCACACCATCCACTTCGTCGGAGCGCGTGGTTTCAGAGTCTGACAACCGGCCCCACGGTGACGAGTCTTCCGACGCAGCGCCTGCCGAACGCCAGCCGTCACGGCCCAAGCGCTCCAGCATTCCCAGCTGGGATGAAATCGTCTTCGGAACGCGCGGGGACTAG
- a CDS encoding thymidine kinase, with protein MAELIFFSGTMDCGKSTLALQMDHNHRARGRGGVRFSCNDRAGGSVISSRLGLQTDAVEVVDTTDFWDEVVRRRTTGLRVDYLICDEAQFYSPGQVEQLARVVDEMDVDVFAFGITSDFRTRLFPGSQRFVELADRVQVLQVEALCWCGRRATHNARTVDGIMVVEGEQVVVGDVAMDGRIEDGRIEGGPAGDGGREAVRDPADALLPAVGYETLCRRHYMRRVTAHGANLMASRDQLLPFDVDACLWHGAN; from the coding sequence GTGGCTGAGCTCATCTTCTTCTCTGGAACCATGGACTGCGGCAAGTCCACACTTGCTTTGCAGATGGACCACAACCATCGTGCGCGTGGCCGCGGCGGCGTCCGATTCAGCTGCAACGACCGCGCCGGAGGCTCCGTCATCTCCAGCCGGCTCGGTCTCCAGACGGACGCCGTTGAGGTTGTTGACACCACCGATTTCTGGGACGAAGTGGTCCGACGCCGGACCACCGGCCTCCGGGTGGACTACCTCATCTGTGACGAGGCCCAGTTCTACTCGCCGGGGCAAGTGGAACAGCTGGCGCGCGTTGTCGATGAAATGGACGTCGACGTGTTCGCCTTCGGGATCACATCGGACTTCCGTACCAGGCTGTTTCCTGGATCCCAGCGCTTCGTGGAACTCGCGGACAGGGTCCAGGTCCTGCAGGTCGAAGCGCTCTGTTGGTGCGGCCGCCGCGCAACACACAATGCGCGGACCGTGGACGGCATCATGGTGGTCGAAGGCGAGCAAGTGGTGGTGGGCGACGTCGCGATGGATGGACGCATCGAGGACGGCCGCATTGAAGGCGGGCCCGCGGGCGACGGCGGTCGAGAGGCGGTCCGCGACCCAGCCGATGCGTTGCTACCCGCAGTCGGATACGAGACCCTCTGCCGGCGGCACTACATGCGACGGGTCACTGCCCACGGGGCCAATCTCATGGCGAGCCGGGACCAATTGCTGCCGTTCGACGTCGACGCTTGCCTCTGGCACGGCGCGAACTGA
- a CDS encoding alkaline phosphatase family protein, translating into MVTSEHLAQETAPAASTVPELPGAPLYGSKSIAEVFTSAAASMGLPGFENKLQLPASQRVCVVLADGLGRNLLKQKAAHTPFLRSVANSGQGAVPVWLDSAFPSTTASSLASLGTGRTPGEHGMVGYDVLDPAQDKVVNLLGNWDAGVDPLSWQPFPTIFERVAAETDVVTVSLPQFGSSPMTRAALRGSRFVGGSSLHSRTAAAGEAMAPGTSSLMYFYVNELDKAGHRYGCQSDRWEHQLEEIDSTVKRLSASLPAGTTILVTGDHGMLDVPESQRIDYSADAALIAGVRHTAGEPRMVHLYLEPDAGELHREALLDAWRARFGDRIWAFTREQGLAAGLFGRLRPEVSPRIGDVMIAARDTLALYDVRRVRPTAMEVVGQHGSLTKAEREVPLLCFQSGGPKGRRG; encoded by the coding sequence ATGGTGACCTCGGAACATCTCGCCCAGGAAACCGCCCCCGCCGCCAGCACCGTCCCCGAGCTTCCCGGCGCTCCCTTGTATGGCAGCAAGTCGATCGCCGAGGTCTTCACCAGCGCCGCCGCGAGCATGGGCCTGCCGGGCTTTGAGAACAAGCTCCAATTGCCCGCGTCGCAACGCGTGTGCGTGGTACTCGCCGATGGTCTGGGCCGCAACCTGCTCAAGCAGAAAGCCGCCCACACGCCGTTCCTGAGGTCCGTTGCGAATTCGGGGCAGGGAGCCGTTCCAGTCTGGCTGGATTCAGCCTTCCCTTCCACCACGGCGTCGTCCTTGGCAAGTCTGGGCACGGGCCGTACGCCTGGCGAACACGGCATGGTGGGCTACGACGTCCTGGATCCGGCCCAGGACAAGGTGGTCAACCTGCTCGGCAATTGGGACGCCGGAGTCGATCCCCTGAGCTGGCAACCGTTCCCGACGATCTTCGAACGCGTTGCTGCTGAGACTGACGTGGTTACGGTGAGCCTGCCTCAGTTCGGTTCGTCACCCATGACCCGGGCGGCGCTTCGGGGAAGCCGCTTCGTGGGAGGCAGCTCGCTGCATTCCCGCACGGCAGCTGCGGGGGAAGCGATGGCACCAGGAACCAGTTCGCTCATGTACTTCTATGTCAACGAGCTCGACAAAGCCGGCCACCGCTACGGCTGCCAGTCCGATCGCTGGGAACACCAGCTCGAAGAGATAGATTCAACGGTCAAGAGGCTATCCGCCTCACTTCCGGCAGGTACCACGATCCTGGTCACCGGGGACCACGGGATGCTTGACGTTCCGGAGTCACAGCGGATCGACTACTCAGCCGATGCCGCTCTCATTGCCGGTGTCCGGCATACAGCAGGCGAACCACGCATGGTCCACCTGTACCTGGAACCCGACGCCGGAGAGCTTCACCGGGAAGCCCTGCTGGACGCCTGGCGTGCCCGCTTCGGCGACCGGATCTGGGCCTTCACCCGGGAGCAGGGCCTTGCGGCAGGTCTCTTCGGCCGGCTGCGCCCAGAGGTCTCCCCGCGGATCGGAGACGTCATGATTGCCGCCCGGGACACATTGGCACTCTACGATGTCCGCCGGGTCCGCCCCACCGCCATGGAAGTCGTCGGGCAGCATGGTTCGCTGACCAAGGCGGAGCGCGAAGTTCCGCTGCTCTGCTTCCAGTCCGGAGGTCCCAAAGGCCGCCGTGGCTGA
- a CDS encoding DUF5998 family protein, with amino-acid sequence MSSKSPTPPSGPATTGHHAAHNHSSQGQSLDQALQRAGFYPVLVADVVADALDGRDCLAHLVHLETHFDRAEVRRHITVLVLTEDMLVITHVDDQQLDEAGEQIVAQISTESVPVAQIRSVVLSYMYAQPQNYTPSDPVRELTLSIAWSGGQRLDVGPASCGDPQCEADHGYTGTISQEDIVLRISSEADGPRAVQDAKIFARALRAVNTGGPGPAAHSGSIPAPRLRSGVFGNRLSRGHQR; translated from the coding sequence ATGAGCTCGAAGTCCCCGACGCCTCCGTCCGGTCCGGCTACCACCGGGCACCATGCAGCGCACAACCACAGCTCGCAGGGGCAGAGCCTGGACCAGGCTCTACAGCGGGCCGGGTTCTACCCTGTCCTCGTTGCCGATGTTGTGGCCGACGCTTTGGACGGGCGGGACTGCCTTGCACACCTGGTGCACTTGGAAACACATTTCGACCGTGCCGAGGTCCGGCGCCACATCACCGTCCTGGTCCTCACGGAGGACATGCTGGTGATCACCCACGTTGACGACCAGCAACTTGACGAGGCCGGCGAGCAGATTGTCGCCCAGATTTCCACCGAGTCCGTGCCGGTGGCACAAATCCGCTCGGTGGTGCTCAGCTACATGTATGCACAGCCGCAGAATTACACTCCAAGCGACCCCGTCAGGGAGCTGACCCTGTCCATCGCCTGGTCTGGTGGCCAACGCCTGGATGTGGGACCGGCCAGTTGCGGGGACCCGCAATGCGAAGCCGATCATGGGTATACAGGCACTATTTCCCAGGAGGACATCGTCCTTCGGATCAGCTCGGAGGCAGACGGCCCCAGGGCCGTGCAGGATGCGAAGATCTTTGCCCGAGCGCTGCGGGCCGTGAACACAGGGGGTCCCGGGCCTGCTGCACATTCGGGTTCCATCCCCGCACCGCGGCTCCGCTCGGGCGTCTTCGGAAACCGGTTGAGCCGCGGGCACCAGCGCTGA